GTATCCTTAGCTCTCGTGATGGCCGAGCTTCCCCTTGACCAGGTGCGCACTCTGCTGGCCGTGGTCGACGAGGGCACCTTCGACGCGGCGGCCGCGGCGCTCCACGTGACGCCGTCGGCGGTCAGCCAGCGGGTCAAGGCGCTGGAGCAGCGCACCGGCCGGGTGCTGCTGCGGCGCACCAAGCCGGTGCGGCCCACCGAGTCCGGCGCGGTCCTGGTGCGGTTCGCCCGGCAGCTGGCCCGTCTCGAGCGGGACGCGCGCGGCGAGCTGGGGCTGAGCGGCGCCGGGGAGCCGACCCGGGTGTCGGTGGCGGTGAACGCGGACTCGCTGGCGACCTGGTTCCTGGGGGCGCTGACCCGCGTGCGCGGGATCTGCTTCGAGCTGCACCGGGAGGACGAGGACCACACGGTGGAGCTGCTGCGCGAGGGCCGGGTGATGGCGGCGGTGATGTCCTCGCCCGACCCGGTGCCGGGCTGCTCGGTCCGCGCCCTGGGCCGGATGCGCTATCTGCCGGTGGCCTCGCCGGAGTTCGCCGGGCGCCACCTCGACGGCCCCCTGCCGGACGTGCTGCGGACGGCTCCCGTGATCGTCTACGACCGCAAGGACGACTTCCAGGACGGCTTCGTCCGCCGGCTGGGCGGCCCCGGCGCCGGACCGCTGCGCCACTCCGTACCGACCTCGGAGGGCTTCGTCGCCGCGGTCGCCGCGGGGCTCGGCTGGGCCATGGTCCCCGAGGCCCAGTCCGGCCCCCTGCTGCGCGACGGACGCCTCGTCCTGCTGGCGCCCGGCGAGTGGATGGACGTCACGCTGTACTGGCAGCAGTGGAAGCTCGACTCCCCCGCCCTCGCGGCACTGGCCGACGCGGTGGCGGCGACGGCGGCGGAGACCCTGCGCGCCTGAACGGGCGCGGCCCCGGACCGCCCGGAGACGGCGCGAGTCGAGGGTGAGCCCGGTGGTCCAGGAACCGGCCGCCGTGCCGAAGTTGACCGCCGGCACGGTCAGGGCCGAGTCCGGGGTGGGGCCTTGCCCGCGAAGCGGACGCCGGGGGCGGGGAGCGGGCCGCCCGGGCTTCGGGATGCAGGCGCTGGAGTGTGCTGGTTACGCTCGTTCGAGTGGCCGGGAGGGTCGGCAACCTCCAGGCCGTGGCGCAGCGGCCGCCCGCCCCGCTCGGCGGAAGCGAGGACTTCCGCAGTCAAGCCTTCGCAGGTTTCACGCGTCCATGGGAGGAAGTTGCGATGAGGTTCACCGGCATGCGTACAGCGAGGGCCGCCGGGGCGGCTCTGGTCACCGTCCCGCTTGCACTGGGCGGTCTGGCGTCGCAGAGCCACGCACAGGGTGCGTCTCCCAGCCCGTCCGGCACGTTCGGTTCCGGTTGCTCGGCGATCGCCCAGAAGGCCGACACCGCCAAGGACAAGCTCGTGGAGGCCGCGTCCGCCTACCCCCAGCTCAGCCAACTGGTCGCGGCAACGGTCAGGGCGAAGCTGACCAGCACCCTCGACGAGAAGCCCGACGTCACCGTCTTCGCACCCAACGACAAGGCGTTCCAGGGCATCACGGTGTCCCAGCTCTCCTCGCTGCTCAGCAATGAGGGGCAGCTGAAGAAGACCCTGACCTATCACGTCGTGGACAAGCAGATCACCCCCGACGAGCTCTCCCACGGCTCCTTCACGACGGTCGAGGGCAGCAAACTGACGACGTCGGGCTCGGGCACCGATTTCAAGGTCAACGACAAGGCGAACATCGTCTGCGGCAACATCAAAGCCGCGAACGCCACCATCTACATCATCGATCAGGTCCTCCAACCCCCCTCCTGACCGCAACCCGCCCCACCAGGTCCGAGGGCGGGCCCGGGCACCGCTACGGCACCTCGGGCCCGCCCTGCATCCGGTTCGAGTCCGACCGCGGCCGGGGTCACACCCGAGGTCGGATACGGCCGGGCCCCGTCACTCCGGCAGGTGCTCGATGAGCCACTCGCAGAGTTCGCGGACGATGCTGGTGTGGAGGGTGTTGCTGCTGCCGCAGAGGAACTCGAGCTCGCTCTCCGCCGGGTCGAGGTCTTCGACCGGGGTGTACAGGTCGGCCTGGTCGGTGATGTCGCGGATGGCGACCGCGCTGACGGTGGGGACGAAGCACACCGCAGGGTGGTTGAGCTCGACGGTGCCGCCCGCGTCGACGATCGTCTTGGCCACCAACCCGTAGGAGGCAAGGGTGCCACCGGGTGCACCGTCGAGTTCCGGCAGGCCCGAGGTGGTGATCGACTTCTCCAGGATGCCGCCCACCTTGTAGCGGCGCAGCAGCGCCACCTGTTCGTTGTCGCCCTGGCGCTGGGTGTGGAAGGTGGTGCCGGGGAAGGGCCGTGCGCCGGTGCTCCTGACGGCGATCCTGCCGGGCTGGACGCTGGTGGCCTGGCCGTCACCGGCGCCGTTGGCGACCGCGATGCGCCGGGGGATGGTGGGCCACCCGCCGACTTCCTCCAGCTTGTCGAGGAAGTCCTGGCGCAGCGGGTCGACGCCGACGCTGTCCTTCTCGTGGTCGTAGTAGTACGCCAGCATCTGCCGGGCGGCGGGGCTGCTGATGTACCGGTAGAAGTCGTTGTTCGGGTCCGGTGCCTGGCCGGCGAGGTTGGGGATGAACGCGGCGAACGCCTGCAGGCCTACAGGGATGACGGCTCCCCGGTGCGGGCTGTCGTAGGAGAAGTACACGGCCGTGCCGTGACGCTCGCCGTCGGCTTCCATCTTGGCCAGCGCGTAGCGGGCGAGGATGCCGCCCATACTGAAGCCGCCGACCATCAGTTCGGTGCTG
Above is a genomic segment from Streptomyces collinus Tu 365 containing:
- a CDS encoding LysR family transcriptional regulator ArgP, with amino-acid sequence MMAELPLDQVRTLLAVVDEGTFDAAAAALHVTPSAVSQRVKALEQRTGRVLLRRTKPVRPTESGAVLVRFARQLARLERDARGELGLSGAGEPTRVSVAVNADSLATWFLGALTRVRGICFELHREDEDHTVELLREGRVMAAVMSSPDPVPGCSVRALGRMRYLPVASPEFAGRHLDGPLPDVLRTAPVIVYDRKDDFQDGFVRRLGGPGAGPLRHSVPTSEGFVAAVAAGLGWAMVPEAQSGPLLRDGRLVLLAPGEWMDVTLYWQQWKLDSPALAALADAVAATAAETLRA
- a CDS encoding fasciclin domain-containing protein, with amino-acid sequence MRTARAAGAALVTVPLALGGLASQSHAQGASPSPSGTFGSGCSAIAQKADTAKDKLVEAASAYPQLSQLVAATVRAKLTSTLDEKPDVTVFAPNDKAFQGITVSQLSSLLSNEGQLKKTLTYHVVDKQITPDELSHGSFTTVEGSKLTTSGSGTDFKVNDKANIVCGNIKAANATIYIIDQVLQPPS
- a CDS encoding esterase/lipase family protein, which encodes MPAEEVRSEASLGSLTFGSPLTATPKTPVSAPRPHATWDLPFGKAWVHLGADEQFTRPVLIADGFELGATDPAVLYNGLNDNLPDEQNPNRPRYHFLDQLRSLGRTVVLIGFDERSASLLENARTIREAVIEANNQKQGSTELMVGGFSMGGILARYALAKMEADGERHGTAVYFSYDSPHRGAVIPVGLQAFAAFIPNLAGQAPDPNNDFYRYISSPAARQMLAYYYDHEKDSVGVDPLRQDFLDKLEEVGGWPTIPRRIAVANGAGDGQATSVQPGRIAVRSTGARPFPGTTFHTQRQGDNEQVALLRRYKVGGILEKSITTSGLPELDGAPGGTLASYGLVAKTIVDAGGTVELNHPAVCFVPTVSAVAIRDITDQADLYTPVEDLDPAESELEFLCGSSNTLHTSIVRELCEWLIEHLPE